From Candidatus Binatia bacterium:
GAACAGCTCGGGATTCCACAGCTCGAGGTGGTCCAGCATGCCGGCCACGAGAACGTCCTTCTCGAGCTGGGCGTGCGCGATGAGCCGCGGGGGAAGAGCGACGCGCCCCTGGGCGTCGAGCGTCTCGTCCCGCGAGTCGACGAGCATCATGCGCTGGTAGCGGCGGTTGGCTTCGTCGGAGTACGGACGCGCCCGGAGGCGCTCGTCCAGGCGGCGGAACTCGTCGGCGGGATAGAGCGCGATGCAGGTGTCGAGGCCGCGTAGGACCACGAAGGTCTCATCGGCCTCCCCCGAAAGCTGCCTGCGATAGCGC
This genomic window contains:
- the mraZ gene encoding division/cell wall cluster transcriptional repressor MraZ, with protein sequence MAAFRGSYTHTIDHKGRVSIPARYRRQLSGEADETFVVLRGLDTCIALYPADEFRRLDERLRARPYSDEANRRYQRMMLVDSRDETLDAQGRVALPPRLIAHAQLEKDVLVAGMLDHLELWNPELFEKYLQSSPRTYEEIAGELLL